The Monomorium pharaonis isolate MP-MQ-018 chromosome 5, ASM1337386v2, whole genome shotgun sequence genome includes a window with the following:
- the LOC105838311 gene encoding transcription elongation factor, mitochondrial isoform X1: protein MWNMMLTRFFNTIIKNQRGQIYKYWAQNTTIFKVSTMCTNAFDLNLLSPEDKEKILQVINSQTTKDLLQYSITKKRAEILELYRANNGPFESLHDLLKVKNMNNKYVYNFYKSILCGKKRATPKKIIRGLVVTPQNTKSNLKDINTVLGIHIGYGMISWSLLNRDCEVLLWNCKSLQWQKKENIHSLLQTVIPVARKLPKADLYIMQEIGGDVGRIQNRQFYQNFVQQSIIGAIILSYLTMSNSKFNDTTGFVTNNIFILRQHVLRKIYGLTIDNETISSQYMLQKLLQESDKPIKTKESQVLIRTELKDMYNAQSSIDQEQIGWSLLIALAFMELIVHKRTDMILRDVLQR, encoded by the exons ATGTGGAACATGATGCTgacaagattttttaatacaattataaaaaatcagagAGGACAG ATCTATAAGTATTGGGCACAAAATACAActatttttaaagtgagtaCCATGTGCACCAATGCTTTCGATTTGAATCTTCTCTCTCCAGAAGATAAGGAGAAAATACTCCAAGTAATAAATAGTCAAACTACGAAGGATCTATTACA GTATTCTATTACAAAAAAACGTGCAGAAATATTAGAATTGTACCGTGCAAATAATGGCCCATTTGAATCGCTGCACGATTTGttaaaagtaaagaatatgaataacaaatatgtatataacttttataaatcaattctATGTGGCAAGAAAAGAGCAACACCTAAAAAGATTATACGAGGCTTAGTTGTAACACCACAAAATAccaaaagtaatttaaag GATATTAACACAGTATTAGGCATACACATAGGATATGGAATGATAAGTTGGTCATTATTAAATCGCGATTGCGAGGTGTTATTGTGGAACTGTAAATCCTTACAGtggcaaaaaaaagaaaatattcattcTTTACTCCAAACA gtAATACCAGTTGCTAGAAAATTACCAAAGGCTGATCTGTACATAATGCAAGAGATTGGTGGTGATGTAGGCCGTATACAAAATCGTCAGTTTTATCAGAACTTTGTACAACAATCTATAATAGGTGCTATCATTCTATCGTATCTGACTATGtcaaatagtaaatttaatg aTACTACAGGATTTGtaacaaacaatatatttatacttcgACAGCATGTATTACGAAAAATCTATGGACTGACAATAGACAACGAGACTATTTCTTCACAATACATGCTGCAAAAGCTATTGCAAGAAAGCGACAAACCGATAAAAACCAAGGAATCTCAAGTGTTAATAAGAACAGAATTAAAAGACATGTATAATGCACAAAGTTCTA
- the LOC105838311 gene encoding transcription elongation factor, mitochondrial isoform X2, giving the protein MWNMMLTRFFNTIIKNQRGQIYKYWAQNTTIFKVSTMCTNAFDLNLLSPEDKEKILQVINSQTTKDLLQYSITKKRAEILELYRANNGPFESLHDLLKVKNMNNKYVYNFYKSILCGKKRATPKKIIRGLVVTPQNTKSNLKDINTVLGIHIGYGMISWSLLNRDCEVLLWNCKSLQWQKKENIHSLLQTVIPVARKLPKADLYIMQEIGGDVGRIQNRQFYQNFVQQSIIGAIILSYLTMSNSKFNDTTGFVTNNIFILRQHVLRKIYGLTIDNETISSQYMLQKLLQESDKPIKTKESQVLIRTELKDMYNAQSSIDQEQIEKLNSKPAFL; this is encoded by the exons ATGTGGAACATGATGCTgacaagattttttaatacaattataaaaaatcagagAGGACAG ATCTATAAGTATTGGGCACAAAATACAActatttttaaagtgagtaCCATGTGCACCAATGCTTTCGATTTGAATCTTCTCTCTCCAGAAGATAAGGAGAAAATACTCCAAGTAATAAATAGTCAAACTACGAAGGATCTATTACA GTATTCTATTACAAAAAAACGTGCAGAAATATTAGAATTGTACCGTGCAAATAATGGCCCATTTGAATCGCTGCACGATTTGttaaaagtaaagaatatgaataacaaatatgtatataacttttataaatcaattctATGTGGCAAGAAAAGAGCAACACCTAAAAAGATTATACGAGGCTTAGTTGTAACACCACAAAATAccaaaagtaatttaaag GATATTAACACAGTATTAGGCATACACATAGGATATGGAATGATAAGTTGGTCATTATTAAATCGCGATTGCGAGGTGTTATTGTGGAACTGTAAATCCTTACAGtggcaaaaaaaagaaaatattcattcTTTACTCCAAACA gtAATACCAGTTGCTAGAAAATTACCAAAGGCTGATCTGTACATAATGCAAGAGATTGGTGGTGATGTAGGCCGTATACAAAATCGTCAGTTTTATCAGAACTTTGTACAACAATCTATAATAGGTGCTATCATTCTATCGTATCTGACTATGtcaaatagtaaatttaatg aTACTACAGGATTTGtaacaaacaatatatttatacttcgACAGCATGTATTACGAAAAATCTATGGACTGACAATAGACAACGAGACTATTTCTTCACAATACATGCTGCAAAAGCTATTGCAAGAAAGCGACAAACCGATAAAAACCAAGGAATCTCAAGTGTTAATAAGAACAGAATTAAAAGACATGTATAATGCACAAAGTTCTA